Proteins encoded by one window of Ostrinia nubilalis chromosome 23, ilOstNubi1.1, whole genome shotgun sequence:
- the LOC135083364 gene encoding protein IMPACT-B-like isoform X2 → MTPDYPSQSPPQYELSAPWMDRKAKQILHQTLDAVYLDNIGETVIYQWVEAIRECLVNMKTPSPEPETELELPESIDRLKLSIECPAITHGAVLTDRKSNFQGHAAEVHSIEEVNAVLEKLKENKKIMNATHNMYAYRIERTKNGHTTFLQDCDDDGEAHAGGRMLHLLQILDQKNTLVVVSRWYGGIQLGPDRFRHINNATRQVIEQAGLLKKK, encoded by the exons ATGACCCCGGACTACCCGAGTCAGTCGCCGCCCCAGTACGAGCTGTCGGCGCCCTGGATGGACAGGAAGGCTAAGCAAATACTGCATCAGACTCTAGATGCAGTGTATTT AGACAATATCGGTGAAACAGTGATATACCAATGGGTGGAGGCGATCCGGGAGTGTCTGGTGAACATGAAGACGCCCTCCCCGGAGCCTGAGACCGAGCTTGAGCTGCCTGAATCTATTGATAGGTTAAAG TTAAGCATCGAATGCCCGGCCATCACTCATGGGGCCGTGCTGACTGATAGGAAAAGCAACTTCCAGGGTCACGCCGCTGAGGTCCACAGCATAGAAGAAGTCAA CGCCGTCCTAgaaaaattaaaggaaaacaaaaaaattatgaacgcAACGCACAACATGTACGCTTACCGTATAGAGAGGACGAAAAACGGTCACACCACATTCCTACAAGATTGCGACGACGACGGCGAGGCCCACGCGGGTGGTCGCATGTTGCATCTACTGCAGATACTGGATCAAAAGAACACGCTCGTAGTTGTGTCACGATG GTATGGCGGTATCCAACTAGGCCCAGATCGTTTTCGTCACATCAACAACGCAACAAGGCAAGTTATCGAGCAAGCTGGACTACTGAAGAAGAAGTGA
- the LOC135083364 gene encoding protein IMPACT-B-like isoform X1, producing the protein MDSNNKTRQLEEVEALSSIYGEDWVTESEACYSIKVKDIKREILLSVTMTPDYPSQSPPQYELSAPWMDRKAKQILHQTLDAVYLDNIGETVIYQWVEAIRECLVNMKTPSPEPETELELPESIDRLKLSIECPAITHGAVLTDRKSNFQGHAAEVHSIEEVNAVLEKLKENKKIMNATHNMYAYRIERTKNGHTTFLQDCDDDGEAHAGGRMLHLLQILDQKNTLVVVSRWYGGIQLGPDRFRHINNATRQVIEQAGLLKKK; encoded by the exons ATGGATTCCAACAACAAAACACGACAA CTAGAGGAAGTTGAAGCTCTCAGTTCAATATACGGCGAAGACTGGGTGACTGAAAGTGAGGCATGTTACAGTATAAAAGTGAAAGACATCAAGCGAGAGATCTTGTTGAGTGTTACCATGACCCCGGACTACCCGAGTCAGTCGCCGCCCCAGTACGAGCTGTCGGCGCCCTGGATGGACAGGAAGGCTAAGCAAATACTGCATCAGACTCTAGATGCAGTGTATTT AGACAATATCGGTGAAACAGTGATATACCAATGGGTGGAGGCGATCCGGGAGTGTCTGGTGAACATGAAGACGCCCTCCCCGGAGCCTGAGACCGAGCTTGAGCTGCCTGAATCTATTGATAGGTTAAAG TTAAGCATCGAATGCCCGGCCATCACTCATGGGGCCGTGCTGACTGATAGGAAAAGCAACTTCCAGGGTCACGCCGCTGAGGTCCACAGCATAGAAGAAGTCAA CGCCGTCCTAgaaaaattaaaggaaaacaaaaaaattatgaacgcAACGCACAACATGTACGCTTACCGTATAGAGAGGACGAAAAACGGTCACACCACATTCCTACAAGATTGCGACGACGACGGCGAGGCCCACGCGGGTGGTCGCATGTTGCATCTACTGCAGATACTGGATCAAAAGAACACGCTCGTAGTTGTGTCACGATG GTATGGCGGTATCCAACTAGGCCCAGATCGTTTTCGTCACATCAACAACGCAACAAGGCAAGTTATCGAGCAAGCTGGACTACTGAAGAAGAAGTGA
- the LOC135083167 gene encoding uncharacterized protein LOC135083167 yields the protein MSQKTCCVPGCLVTKGDGVPLHRFPDPEKNAEKFNTWIANIGGDLATLDATTIYNNRRVCRNHFEDVYKYPKNRLSQLAMPVLHLPGVQAQRLKEIDHISGKFDLPNFGDSPMNTELSVNPVIEEDQPQSLVGVNVTGEAPLKQTLGDTQDNVEQSREAQNVNKTNKKAKNKTKKSKGPRLTFLQMKQYKRALKQLQRCEDEKKKLKCKYVAAKKLMKTTAFQIMCKNLSPSAKLFCQMQVTQSGKKKQGRRFTIDEKILALSLYKPSPKAYRLLGTKCIMPSRKTLQNLLRKINLRPGINEIIFENLKNRVSKMPENHKYCSLLFDEMAIGPAPLDKTHFLIESKIESVKFHTKKGLFDHFSTGLRL from the exons ATGTCTCAGAAGACATGCTGTGTACCTGGCTGTTTAGTAACGAAGGGTGATG GTGTTCCACTGCATCGCTTTCCTGACCCGGAAAAAAATGCAGAAAAGTTTAACACCTGGATTGCAAATATTGGTGGCGATCTAGCTACATTGGATGCAACaacaatttataataatagacgTGTATGTCGTAATCATTTCGAGGACGTTTATAAATATCCTAAGAACCGACTCAGTCAATTGGCAATGCCAGTACTGCATTTAccag GTGTGCAAGCACAAAGGCTTAAAGAAATTGATCATATTTCTGGAAAATTTGATTTGCCAAATTTTGGTGATTCTCCAATGAATACAGAGCTGTCTGTTAACCCTGTAATAGAAG agGACCAACCACAATCTCTTGTCGGAGTTAATGTCACTGGAGAAGCTCCTCTCAAACAGACTCTTGGTGACACACAAGACAATGTAGAGCAGTCCAGAGAAGCTCAAAATGTTAACAAAACTAACAAGAAggcaaaaaataaaaccaaaaaatcCAAAG GGCCTCGCCTAACATTCCTGCAAATGAAGCAATATAAGCGTGCTTTGAAGCAGTTACAGAGATGTGAAGATGAGAAAAAGAAGTTGAAATGCAAATACGTAGCTGCCAAAAAACTCATGAAAACGACAGCATTTCAAATAATGTGCAAGAATTTGTCACCGTCAGCAAAACTATTTTGCCAAATGCAAGTTACCCAAAGCGGGAAAAAAAAGCAAGGAAGGCGTTTtacaattgacgaaaaaatttTGGCATTATCTCTTTATAAACCTTCGCCAAAGGCATATCGACTATTAGGCACGAAGTGTATTATGCCGAGCAGAAAAACGCTGCAAAATTTACtgcgcaaaattaatttgagacctggaattaatgaaattatttttgaaaatttaaaaaacaggGTTTCTAAGATGCCTGAAAACCATAAATATTGCTCTCTGTTGTTTGACGAAATGGCGATTggaccagcccccctagacaaaacgcactttttgatcgaatcgaaaatcgaatccgtcaaattccatacaaaaaaggggcttttcgaccacttttcgactggtttgcgattataa